Proteins found in one Vallitalea guaymasensis genomic segment:
- a CDS encoding 2-phosphosulfolactate phosphatase gives MEIKILNLLEGAKHAEGLTVIIDVFRAFSVECYLYQQGVKNIYTVGTIEKAQQLKLEHPEYILVGERDGLLLDGFEYGNSPYFINEAEDIKGSTVVHTTSAGTRGIVNAKNATEIITGSFVNAKAIAKYILHEQPEKVSLVAMGNGGSYEAKEDVLCADYIKSLLLNKDFDLSSLKDKLLNNGGERFHQVDTQDSQPKEDFHLCLDYDKFDFVIRADKVEDDLYKMILINQ, from the coding sequence ATGGAAATAAAAATACTAAATTTATTAGAAGGAGCAAAACATGCAGAAGGGCTTACGGTCATTATTGATGTATTTAGAGCTTTTAGTGTAGAGTGTTACCTATACCAACAGGGGGTAAAAAATATTTATACTGTTGGAACAATAGAAAAAGCTCAACAACTTAAATTAGAGCATCCAGAGTATATTTTAGTAGGTGAAAGGGATGGACTCTTATTAGATGGTTTTGAATATGGAAATTCCCCATATTTTATAAATGAAGCTGAGGATATAAAAGGAAGTACAGTAGTTCATACAACTAGTGCGGGTACTAGGGGAATTGTGAATGCAAAAAATGCTACAGAAATTATAACAGGCAGTTTTGTTAATGCTAAAGCTATAGCAAAATACATTTTACATGAACAGCCAGAAAAAGTATCTCTTGTAGCAATGGGTAATGGGGGTTCTTATGAAGCGAAAGAAGATGTCCTATGTGCTGACTACATAAAAAGCTTGTTGCTAAATAAAGATTTTGATTTATCTAGTTTAAAAGATAAGTTATTAAACAATGGTGGAGAGAGATTCCATCAAGTAGATACACAGGATAGTCAGCCAAAAGAAGATTTTCATCTTTGCTTGGACTATGATAAATTTGATTTTGTAATAAGGGCTGATAAAGTTGAAGATGATTTGTATAAAATGATACTAATCAACCAGTAA
- a CDS encoding M56 family metallopeptidase yields MDILNTVFMNVLLVTFTSSIIAVIILLIRYLFKAKISIRFNQILLSFILLRFCMLIVPESSMSILNLLPQYGAENTISESLSTIHPNIENRQTPRNSIGKITQVDYIKNNDKRLELPTVSTTHVENKISFTNILSIIWLAGLLIILIGAILIQGRFTYKLKSCERIDDSELLIIMEKCKKILGIKRNVNIYMGDNFKSPFIIGIFRPSVYIPKQMIKVDKEHFQHVILHELAHYKRKDLIYNIFSVIAIGIHWFNPIIWKITSIIRSDIELACDTYVLDRLGEDNAISYGESILVVTRLFLSRRNQIGLACYLNNTKKQLERRIIMINKFKKNTYKFTALSIMSALLIGGIVLTNPVSARQKNDELKDSIDNLEIDENKDMMDDILVKLYCNRYNNLDSFIDNVEFDFMVPDYVPQNNYYLGELAWFPHDERARLFYDNDNGFFVDIMMFQKDPDEYFGNRTVKIDRYPSSIEGIEGEILVTKFGSETTKHFIYKKNDIYYVIDYQKVNGDNSIKGEIPLSEVAEIIKSLKNPEDVDKSIFDLPNIDFCVYSMEDMETAREIVGFDFKLPIDDFLGKYTRIQASEDRKDINLNFEGGFNLVQTQEIPYYYNQFTKLGKLEIADSEKVWFEKMEGNWEYINNRKVLKIIYTCELFGNQTEPDRDIEYVWCDNDIYYCISYNGYTSPIDIEKAMKHIMDSNSFDEIIKENSMN; encoded by the coding sequence ATGGATATTTTAAATACGGTTTTCATGAATGTACTTTTAGTTACGTTCACCTCAAGTATAATAGCAGTAATAATACTCTTAATCAGATATCTATTCAAAGCAAAAATAAGTATCCGATTTAATCAGATACTATTAAGTTTTATTTTATTAAGATTCTGTATGCTTATAGTGCCAGAAAGTTCTATGAGTATACTAAATCTACTGCCACAATATGGAGCAGAAAATACTATATCAGAGAGTTTGTCCACTATACATCCCAATATAGAAAATCGACAAACTCCAAGAAATAGTATAGGAAAAATAACACAAGTTGATTATATCAAAAATAATGATAAACGTCTAGAATTGCCTACTGTCAGTACAACACATGTTGAAAATAAAATTAGTTTTACTAACATACTATCAATAATATGGTTAGCTGGATTATTAATAATCCTGATTGGTGCAATTTTAATACAGGGGAGATTCACTTATAAATTAAAATCATGTGAACGAATAGATGATAGTGAGTTACTAATTATTATGGAGAAATGTAAAAAGATATTAGGTATAAAAAGAAATGTAAATATATATATGGGAGATAATTTCAAAAGCCCATTCATAATAGGTATATTTAGACCTAGTGTATACATTCCTAAGCAGATGATTAAAGTGGATAAAGAGCATTTTCAACATGTGATTTTGCATGAACTTGCTCATTATAAGAGAAAGGACCTAATTTACAACATATTTAGCGTTATAGCTATAGGTATTCACTGGTTTAATCCTATAATATGGAAAATAACTTCTATTATTAGATCAGATATAGAATTAGCCTGTGATACTTACGTCCTTGATAGATTAGGCGAGGACAATGCAATATCATATGGGGAAAGTATATTGGTTGTAACACGATTGTTTCTATCAAGGCGTAATCAGATAGGATTAGCTTGTTATCTTAACAATACCAAGAAGCAGTTGGAGAGGAGAATAATAATGATTAATAAGTTTAAAAAAAATACATATAAATTTACAGCATTATCTATAATGTCAGCATTATTGATTGGAGGCATAGTGCTAACTAATCCTGTAAGTGCTAGACAAAAAAATGATGAGTTGAAAGATTCTATAGATAATCTAGAAATAGATGAGAATAAGGACATGATGGATGATATCTTAGTTAAATTATATTGTAACAGGTATAACAATTTAGATAGTTTTATTGATAATGTAGAATTTGATTTTATGGTGCCAGACTATGTACCACAAAACAATTATTATTTGGGCGAATTAGCTTGGTTTCCACATGATGAAAGAGCTAGATTGTTTTATGATAATGATAATGGATTCTTTGTTGATATTATGATGTTTCAAAAAGATCCAGATGAATATTTTGGTAATAGGACAGTAAAAATAGATAGATATCCAAGTAGTATTGAAGGTATAGAGGGCGAAATATTAGTTACTAAGTTTGGTTCTGAGACTACTAAACATTTTATATATAAGAAAAATGATATATATTATGTCATAGATTATCAAAAAGTTAATGGAGACAATAGTATTAAAGGTGAAATACCATTATCAGAAGTTGCTGAAATAATTAAATCTCTAAAAAATCCAGAAGATGTTGATAAAAGTATCTTTGATCTACCTAATATAGATTTTTGTGTGTATAGTATGGAAGATATGGAAACAGCTAGAGAAATTGTAGGATTTGATTTTAAACTACCTATTGATGATTTTTTAGGTAAATATACTAGAATTCAAGCTTCAGAAGATAGAAAAGATATAAATCTGAATTTTGAAGGTGGCTTCAATCTAGTACAAACACAGGAAATTCCTTATTATTATAATCAATTTACTAAACTTGGTAAATTAGAGATAGCTGATTCTGAAAAGGTTTGGTTTGAAAAGATGGAAGGTAATTGGGAATATATCAATAATAGAAAAGTGTTGAAAATAATCTATACATGTGAGTTATTCGGAAATCAGACAGAACCAGATAGAGACATTGAGTATGTCTGGTGTGATAATGATATATATTATTGTATTTCATATAATGGTTATACTAGTCCAATAGATATTGAAAAGGCAATGAAACATATTATGGATTCAAATAGTTTTGATGAGATAATTAAAGAAAATAGTATGAATTAG
- a CDS encoding cation:proton antiporter → MLFSLALILILGFALSGILNKLNLPGLLGMILTGVILGPFVLNLISPEILNISGDLREIALIVILIRAGLSLDIRDLKKVGKQAVLMCFIPATLELTAVIILAPIFFHISYIEAAIMGTVLAAVSPAVVVPRMINLMERGYGNDKSIPQLIMASSSVDDIYVIVLFTAFLGMYSGKGFETSSLLSVPLSIVLGLLLGILTGIVFIWVVKRLHMRDTVKVLIILSISFLFLTLESYVKPTVSISGLLAVMALGGTISESYNVLARRLMTKFSKIWVGAEILLFVLVGAAVDIRYLAGAGLISILLVLCALVFRICGVNICLLKSSLNKKERLFCSIAYLPKATVQAAIGAIPLQKGVESGNTILTVAVLAIIITAPLGAIGIDYTHKKFLNHAATNS, encoded by the coding sequence ATGTTATTTAGTTTAGCATTAATTTTGATTTTAGGATTTGCACTAAGTGGAATTCTTAACAAGTTAAATCTACCTGGTCTATTAGGTATGATCTTAACCGGAGTGATACTTGGTCCATTTGTACTTAACCTTATTTCACCAGAAATTCTTAATATTTCTGGCGACCTTAGAGAAATTGCCTTGATAGTAATTCTAATTAGGGCTGGTCTATCTCTTGATATAAGAGATTTGAAGAAAGTTGGTAAACAAGCCGTACTAATGTGTTTTATCCCTGCAACTCTCGAATTAACAGCAGTAATTATACTGGCTCCAATATTTTTTCATATAAGTTATATTGAAGCAGCTATCATGGGGACTGTATTAGCCGCTGTTTCACCAGCAGTAGTTGTGCCAAGGATGATTAACCTAATGGAACGTGGTTATGGAAATGACAAAAGCATACCTCAATTGATAATGGCAAGTTCATCTGTTGACGATATCTATGTTATTGTTTTATTCACCGCTTTTTTAGGAATGTATAGTGGAAAAGGCTTCGAGACTTCAAGCTTATTATCTGTACCATTATCAATAGTACTTGGATTACTACTTGGTATACTAACAGGTATTGTCTTTATCTGGGTAGTAAAAAGGCTTCATATGAGAGATACTGTCAAAGTGCTTATAATACTCAGTATTTCATTTTTATTTTTGACTCTTGAGAGTTATGTAAAACCTACAGTATCAATATCTGGTTTGCTCGCTGTTATGGCTCTAGGTGGAACCATATCTGAATCCTATAATGTACTGGCTAGAAGATTGATGACTAAGTTTTCTAAGATATGGGTAGGCGCAGAGATACTATTATTTGTATTAGTTGGTGCAGCTGTGGATATTAGATATCTGGCTGGTGCAGGTTTAATCTCTATACTACTTGTTTTATGTGCGTTAGTATTCAGAATTTGTGGTGTAAACATTTGTTTATTAAAATCAAGCTTGAATAAAAAAGAAAGACTATTTTGTTCAATAGCCTATCTGCCAAAAGCAACTGTACAAGCAGCTATTGGCGCTATACCTTTACAAAAAGGAGTCGAATCTGGGAACACGATTCTCACTGTAGCTGTTCTAGCCATTATAATAACCGCTCCCCTTGGAGCTATAGGTATTGATTATACCCATAAAAAATTCTTGAATCATGCAGCAACCAATAGTTAA
- a CDS encoding BlaI/MecI/CopY family transcriptional regulator, translated as MKKNIPSISDSELEVMKLIWKKNPITSDEIINSLSEKMNWNPQTIKTFITRLVKKKAISYNRLGRNYLYYPVITQKEYVKVENKSFLQKIYDGAVDRLVYNFIEQEDLSEEDIDKLQKMLDNKKKDSTKNK; from the coding sequence ATGAAGAAGAATATTCCTAGTATCTCTGATTCAGAATTAGAAGTGATGAAATTAATATGGAAGAAAAATCCTATTACTTCTGACGAGATAATAAATAGTTTATCTGAAAAAATGAATTGGAATCCACAAACTATTAAAACTTTTATTACTAGACTTGTTAAAAAGAAAGCAATATCCTATAACAGGTTAGGGCGCAACTATTTATATTATCCTGTTATTACTCAAAAAGAATATGTAAAAGTTGAGAACAAGAGTTTTCTTCAAAAAATTTATGATGGTGCTGTTGATAGGCTGGTTTATAACTTCATTGAACAAGAAGATTTGTCAGAAGAAGATATTGATAAGCTTCAAAAAATGTTGGATAACAAGAAAAAAGATAGCACTAAGAATAAGTAG
- a CDS encoding helix-turn-helix domain-containing protein encodes MEEKYYTIDEVASKLEVHTKTIRRYIYSGKIQALKVGGQWRIYESALDKYYEDSKCACGNGDVSQDDFCVFMDGQNRTTEDKLQVCSIIDYYVNEQEEAKPIAHEITDVIMSMEGQNQYKFNYIYDSAEKRARFVLWGNATFLEEVANRLKKFQ; translated from the coding sequence ATGGAAGAAAAATATTACACTATTGATGAAGTTGCTAGCAAATTAGAAGTTCATACCAAGACCATAAGAAGATATATATATAGTGGTAAAATACAGGCTTTGAAGGTAGGTGGACAATGGAGAATATATGAAAGTGCATTGGACAAATACTACGAAGACTCAAAATGCGCATGTGGAAATGGTGATGTTAGCCAAGATGATTTCTGTGTATTTATGGATGGACAAAACAGGACAACAGAAGACAAGCTTCAAGTGTGTAGTATAATAGACTATTACGTTAATGAACAAGAAGAAGCTAAACCCATTGCCCATGAAATAACAGATGTAATAATGTCTATGGAAGGGCAAAACCAATACAAATTCAATTATATATATGATTCAGCAGAAAAACGAGCTAGATTTGTTTTATGGGGGAACGCTACTTTTCTAGAAGAAGTAGCCAACCGTCTTAAAAAATTTCAATAA
- a CDS encoding helix-turn-helix domain-containing protein, with amino-acid sequence MIETIHEYYSVLTEQYPFTMVYEYSQEGDHFYRMEPEYGDGSLRLISFNDMFMVIIADYTPKHDFEKVSEITQSYVEISQFETSSSSFKVGDQKVKPVKKGICCYINNSKKIYVYCKKKEPVRFTKVIISKEYYDDFLQKRYGDSYQGAKNAVRFLSKSPNQPELNFIFQQIKSSRAKGSSMNIYLEGKILELLALATYNYEQAIKTEPIHVKLSNKDVRSLKKVIEYMNKNLSKYPSIEELSKMASMSTTRFQLAFKKTYGTTVYEYLKSLRMNQALILLQDSGYSIQNIAKEVGYNNAGHFAGIFKKIYGVTPKKYRDMQDIL; translated from the coding sequence ATGATAGAGACAATACATGAATACTATTCTGTTTTAACTGAGCAGTATCCATTTACAATGGTGTACGAATATTCCCAGGAGGGAGACCACTTTTATAGGATGGAACCAGAATATGGGGATGGGAGTTTGAGGCTTATATCATTTAATGATATGTTTATGGTAATTATTGCAGACTATACACCAAAACACGATTTTGAAAAGGTATCAGAAATCACTCAGAGTTATGTTGAGATAAGTCAATTTGAAACTAGTTCAAGTTCTTTTAAAGTAGGCGATCAAAAAGTTAAACCTGTCAAAAAGGGGATATGCTGTTATATCAACAATAGTAAAAAAATATATGTTTATTGCAAAAAGAAAGAACCGGTACGTTTCACAAAAGTTATAATATCAAAAGAGTATTATGATGATTTTCTACAGAAAAGATATGGAGATAGTTATCAAGGGGCTAAAAATGCGGTAAGATTCTTATCTAAGAGTCCTAATCAACCAGAACTTAATTTTATATTCCAGCAAATAAAAAGCTCCAGGGCAAAAGGTTCTTCTATGAATATATACCTAGAAGGTAAGATACTAGAATTATTAGCTCTTGCTACATATAACTATGAGCAGGCTATTAAGACTGAGCCAATTCATGTAAAACTCAGTAATAAGGATGTAAGGTCATTAAAAAAGGTTATAGAGTACATGAATAAAAATCTATCCAAGTATCCTTCCATTGAAGAACTGTCCAAGATGGCAAGTATGAGTACAACTCGTTTTCAATTAGCTTTTAAAAAAACATATGGTACGACTGTATATGAATACTTGAAATCACTAAGGATGAATCAAGCTTTAATTCTCTTACAAGATTCGGGTTATAGTATACAAAACATAGCAAAAGAAGTAGGGTATAATAATGCTGGACATTTCGCGGGTATATTCAAGAAGATATATGGTGTTACACCAAAAAAATATAGAGACATGCAAGATATTTTGTAA
- a CDS encoding heavy metal translocating P-type ATPase codes for MKTKKTYKVEGMHCAACSSAVERVTKKIDGVSSVSVNINTKKMQIEYDEDVVDKGKIFEAVEKAGFVPSEDSEEKKVVIPIEGMHCAACAKTIETGVNKLDGILEVSINVLVGKAYIKYDVKKVRLSEIKKAIIKAGFTPKEIERNNDAEEDNSNNIEQKKMWFRLKIAIGFVIPLLYISMGHMIGLPIPKFINPMYEPLNFALAQFILLIPIVVVGRYFYSRGFKALFTGHPNMDSLIAVGTSAAIIYGIVATYQISIGQVQYVKDLYIESAGTIIALIMLGKSLENRSKGKASEAIKKLIGLRPKEALVLHGTEEIRMPIDEVEVGDIVLVKPGEKIPVDGRVTEGRSSVDESMISGESIPVEKKVGSSVIGASINKNGLLKIETTKVGDDTALAKIIDLVEQAQGSKAPIAKLADIIAGYFVPIVISIAVLAGIAWYIGTGDLELTLKVFISVLVIACPCALGLATPTAIMVGTGKGADEGVLIKSGVALETAHKIDVVVFDKTGTITEGKPVVTDLITKDYDKKEILRLIASAEKGSEHPLGEAIVHKAELDNIELVSAITDFKTISGQGIKAVIEGKELLLGNEKMMKEFNIKECDISKGEDLASEGKTPMFIAINGKYVGIVAVADTVKPDSKKAIDHLQDMGIKVAMITGDHKKTAEAIAKEVGISLTIAEVLPEDKSREVKALQDKGYRVAMVGDGINDAPALAQADIGIAIGSGTDVAMESADIVLMKDSIVDVIKAIELSKGTIRNIKQNLFWAFGYNTLGIPIAAGLLHIFGGPLLNPMIGAAAMSFSSVSVVTNALRLRNIKLYDI; via the coding sequence ATGAAAACAAAAAAAACGTATAAAGTAGAAGGAATGCATTGTGCAGCTTGTTCATCAGCGGTGGAACGAGTAACTAAAAAAATAGATGGTGTTTCTTCAGTTAGTGTTAATATAAACACTAAAAAAATGCAAATAGAGTATGACGAAGATGTAGTTGACAAAGGCAAAATCTTTGAAGCAGTTGAAAAAGCTGGATTTGTGCCTTCAGAAGATTCAGAAGAAAAAAAGGTTGTAATACCAATAGAAGGAATGCATTGTGCTGCTTGTGCCAAAACAATTGAAACAGGTGTTAATAAATTAGATGGTATTTTAGAAGTATCAATAAATGTTCTAGTGGGCAAAGCATATATAAAATATGATGTTAAGAAAGTAAGATTATCAGAAATTAAAAAAGCAATAATTAAAGCAGGATTTACCCCTAAGGAAATAGAACGGAATAATGATGCTGAAGAAGATAATTCTAATAATATAGAACAGAAGAAAATGTGGTTTAGATTAAAGATCGCCATAGGATTTGTTATTCCTCTTCTATATATATCCATGGGACATATGATAGGATTACCAATTCCTAAATTCATCAATCCTATGTATGAGCCACTTAATTTTGCACTTGCACAATTTATATTGCTTATACCTATAGTTGTAGTTGGTAGATATTTTTATAGTAGAGGGTTCAAAGCTCTATTCACTGGGCATCCCAATATGGATTCACTTATTGCAGTAGGTACATCTGCGGCGATAATATATGGTATAGTTGCAACATACCAAATAAGTATTGGACAAGTTCAATATGTAAAAGACTTATATATTGAATCAGCAGGAACTATCATAGCATTAATAATGCTTGGTAAATCCTTAGAGAATCGTTCCAAGGGTAAAGCATCTGAAGCCATCAAAAAATTAATAGGACTCAGACCGAAAGAAGCCTTAGTATTACATGGAACCGAAGAAATACGTATGCCTATAGATGAAGTAGAAGTAGGGGATATCGTACTAGTAAAACCGGGTGAAAAAATACCTGTTGATGGACGTGTGACAGAGGGTAGAAGTTCAGTTGATGAATCAATGATAAGCGGTGAGAGTATACCTGTAGAAAAAAAAGTTGGAAGTAGTGTAATAGGAGCAAGCATTAATAAAAATGGGTTGTTGAAGATTGAAACTACCAAAGTTGGTGATGATACAGCACTGGCAAAGATTATTGATCTAGTTGAACAGGCTCAAGGGTCAAAGGCACCAATTGCAAAATTGGCAGATATCATAGCTGGTTATTTTGTACCTATTGTAATATCAATAGCTGTATTAGCTGGAATCGCATGGTATATAGGAACTGGTGATCTAGAACTTACTCTTAAGGTATTCATTTCTGTTCTTGTTATAGCTTGCCCTTGTGCACTTGGCTTAGCTACACCAACAGCCATTATGGTTGGAACTGGAAAAGGTGCAGATGAAGGAGTTTTGATTAAAAGCGGAGTAGCACTTGAGACAGCACATAAAATTGATGTTGTTGTTTTTGATAAGACGGGTACAATTACAGAAGGTAAGCCAGTAGTTACTGATCTGATAACTAAAGATTATGACAAAAAAGAGATATTAAGATTAATTGCTTCGGCAGAAAAAGGTTCAGAGCATCCTCTAGGTGAAGCCATAGTTCATAAAGCTGAATTAGATAATATAGAATTAGTTAGTGCTATTACAGATTTTAAAACCATTTCTGGTCAAGGTATAAAAGCTGTAATAGAAGGTAAAGAGCTTTTATTAGGTAATGAAAAGATGATGAAAGAGTTTAATATCAAAGAGTGTGATATTAGTAAAGGTGAGGATTTGGCTTCTGAGGGTAAAACACCAATGTTTATCGCTATTAATGGAAAATATGTTGGTATAGTAGCTGTAGCAGATACAGTTAAGCCAGATAGTAAAAAAGCTATTGACCATCTACAAGATATGGGTATAAAAGTAGCTATGATAACTGGTGATCATAAGAAAACAGCTGAAGCTATAGCTAAAGAAGTTGGAATAAGCTTAACTATAGCAGAAGTTTTACCGGAAGATAAATCTAGAGAAGTCAAAGCTCTGCAAGATAAAGGATATAGAGTTGCAATGGTCGGTGATGGAATCAACGATGCCCCAGCATTAGCACAGGCAGATATAGGGATAGCTATAGGTTCAGGAACTGATGTCGCTATGGAATCAGCAGATATAGTATTGATGAAAGACAGCATTGTAGATGTTATAAAAGCAATAGAGCTCAGCAAAGGGACTATTAGAAACATCAAACAAAACTTATTCTGGGCATTTGGATATAATACATTGGGTATACCAATAGCAGCAGGATTACTTCATATATTTGGCGGACCTTTACTTAATCCGATGATTGGAGCTGCCGCAATGTCATTTAGTTCTGTATCAGTGGTTACTAATGCTCTTAGATTAAGAAATATCAAGTTGTATGATATATAA
- a CDS encoding ABC transporter ATP-binding protein, producing the protein MNKKQSLLNNLFSLLKGERIKLFVGLILAIICSALSFVPYLAIYKIIYEYSQSGFNFSFIIYWAIISIASVILKSLLLSIASLCTHLSAFNTMHKLRIKVIRYMSKLNLGFFNDNSQGEIKTALFDDIGRLENFIGHNLIELAQSFVVPIILFVILLIIQPIMAICILIPAVLGIFIPMKIMKGYPELTTEFANTISSVNTSVNEMVSGMQVLKMYHLSAKHFKKYTNSLSLYTTCLKKMAHKSCAPIAVTVVILDSAILFTLPVGGFLYINEMLSLGNYLLFILLSMCFFSAFFNLINIRMGIMELKSGLTHVQKILNLEPISEGTIVLPKKESYSVSFDNVSFSYSDTSVLKDVNLNIPAGSFTAFVGASGAGKTTAAQLIGRYFDVNQGEIKINDVNIKDLTTNSLMDTTAFVFQDIFIMDDTIFENIAMGSNADSSKVIEAAKGAMIHDFIMSLPKGYKTRLGDSEGIKLSGGQKQRIAIARAILKDSPIVIFDEATSFSDIENEHKIQLALANLLKGKTTIMIAHRLHTIVNADNIVVFNEGKIAQQGTHDDLVNSNGIYSTMWNAYIHSSEKEAV; encoded by the coding sequence ATGAATAAAAAACAATCTTTATTAAATAATTTGTTTTCTCTATTAAAAGGCGAACGTATTAAACTTTTTGTAGGATTGATACTTGCGATAATATGTTCTGCATTATCATTTGTACCATATCTGGCAATATACAAAATAATATATGAGTATAGTCAAAGTGGATTTAATTTTTCATTTATCATATATTGGGCAATCATTAGTATTGCTTCAGTTATATTAAAATCTTTACTATTATCAATTGCCAGCCTTTGTACCCACTTATCAGCATTTAACACAATGCATAAATTAAGAATCAAGGTAATCAGGTATATGTCAAAGTTGAATCTAGGTTTTTTTAATGATAACTCTCAAGGTGAAATTAAAACAGCTCTATTTGACGATATTGGAAGATTAGAAAATTTTATAGGTCATAATCTTATTGAACTGGCACAATCCTTTGTTGTACCTATCATATTATTTGTAATACTGCTCATTATCCAGCCTATAATGGCAATATGCATATTGATACCAGCTGTTCTTGGAATCTTTATCCCAATGAAGATTATGAAAGGATATCCAGAACTAACAACAGAATTTGCTAATACCATATCTTCTGTCAACACATCAGTCAACGAAATGGTATCGGGTATGCAGGTACTTAAAATGTATCATCTATCTGCAAAACATTTCAAGAAATATACTAATTCATTATCACTATATACAACATGTCTCAAAAAAATGGCACATAAATCTTGTGCTCCTATAGCAGTTACCGTTGTAATACTAGATTCTGCTATTTTATTTACATTGCCTGTAGGTGGATTTTTGTATATTAATGAAATGCTTTCACTTGGTAATTACCTTCTATTTATATTGTTGTCAATGTGTTTCTTTAGTGCTTTCTTCAATCTTATAAATATAAGAATGGGAATTATGGAGTTAAAAAGCGGATTGACCCATGTTCAAAAAATACTTAACCTTGAGCCTATATCTGAAGGAACCATAGTTCTTCCAAAGAAGGAAAGTTATAGTGTCAGCTTTGATAATGTATCTTTTTCCTACTCTGATACATCTGTACTTAAAGATGTTAACCTTAACATACCCGCTGGTAGCTTTACAGCATTTGTAGGTGCATCAGGCGCTGGTAAAACCACAGCTGCACAATTGATTGGAAGATACTTTGATGTTAATCAAGGCGAAATAAAAATTAATGATGTTAATATAAAAGATTTGACTACCAATTCCCTGATGGACACTACTGCTTTTGTATTCCAAGATATATTCATAATGGATGATACCATATTTGAAAATATCGCAATGGGCAGTAACGCTGATTCTTCCAAAGTCATAGAAGCCGCCAAAGGAGCTATGATCCATGATTTTATCATGAGTCTACCCAAAGGATATAAGACTCGACTAGGAGATTCAGAAGGAATAAAACTCTCTGGAGGTCAAAAGCAGCGAATTGCTATAGCACGTGCTATTTTAAAAGACTCCCCAATAGTTATTTTTGATGAAGCTACTTCATTTTCAGATATAGAGAATGAACATAAAATCCAACTTGCTCTAGCTAATCTATTGAAAGGCAAGACAACGATAATGATAGCTCATAGACTTCATACAATAGTTAATGCTGATAACATTGTTGTATTTAATGAAGGTAAGATTGCCCAACAAGGCACACATGATGATTTAGTAAATTCAAACGGAATCTATAGTACTATGTGGAATGCTTATATACACTCATCAGAAAAGGAGGCTGTCTAG